CACGCCATGCCGAAGAGCATGGCGATGCCGAGCGCGTATTCGGTGAGCTTGGGATGCTTCGGCACGACGCACTTCACCAGGAAGACCATCGCCACGGCTCCGGTCAGCGCGGCGAGCATGTTGCCCGTGCCGCGGCGGATCTCGTTGCTGCACAGATAGCCGAAGACGCCCAGAGAGGCCGCGCCGCCGATCGCGGCCAGCCATTTCGTGTCGCCGCCGCCCATTTTTTCGCGGAGTTTTTCCAGATAAGGAGCGAAGAGCCCGCTGACGAGGAGCCAACCGCAGCCGTTCAGGGCCATCGCGAACCAGGTCACGGCCATGACCTGCAGCGTGAAATTCTCCTTGCCCAGCCCGCTGCCGGCCGCCTCGGCCGCCAGAGTAGCCGCCGTCAGCTCGGTCGGAGCCGCGCCGATGATGGACAGACGCAGCCAGGCCATAGGCGAACCGATCGTCGCCATCAGACCGACCATGACGATGAAGACGCCGATGGCGGGACCGATGGCCGAGATCAGTCCGACGCGGAACGCCGTCTTGGTGATTTCCGGACTGATCTGCGCCTCGCGGGCCGTCCGCTTGGCCAGACGGGTGAACAGCAGCGACTGAACCAGCGACACCACGACGGTGACGGCGCAGAGGGCCCAGACCATGGGCTGGTTGCCAATTCTCATAACTTCCTGCAAAGACTCCATGAAAACCGTACCTCCTCGAAAATGATCGCCATAAGATGGACCAGAACAACGTTCCGGCCTTTTCGATAAAGCCCCGCGTCAGCTCTTCTCCTTCAGCGCTCACCGCCGACGTTGTTTTCATCATAAATATTTCTTTCACAAACATCAATGTTCTTAAAAGACAAAAAACAAGGATATTTTTTCATAGCGTCGATCTGAGTTCTTTTTTTATATCAGTTTTTCAAATTACAACAAATTAATACCGATAAAAATAGCCACAGGAGACTATTTTCATGCTCCTGTGGCTTATTTTGTATTCAAGAGACAAGATCGCACCGACATTTTACCATCATGCGGCCATGAGGATCGGCCGTTTCCGTTACGCCTTTTTGTGCATGCGGTACAGCTTCAAAGCTATCATCACGTTGAGTCGATCGCCGCTTTTGGACGGATCGATGCCGAGGAGATCGCAGATCTTCCGCCAACGGTACTTGAGCGTGTTATAGTGAACGTCCATCGCCATGGCCGCGTCTTTCAAGTTCCAATTGCAGCTCACCGTCGTCTGAAGCGTATCC
This sequence is a window from Pyramidobacter sp. YE332. Protein-coding genes within it:
- a CDS encoding DUF5058 family protein — its product is MESLQEVMRIGNQPMVWALCAVTVVVSLVQSLLFTRLAKRTAREAQISPEITKTAFRVGLISAIGPAIGVFIVMVGLMATIGSPMAWLRLSIIGAAPTELTAATLAAEAAGSGLGKENFTLQVMAVTWFAMALNGCGWLLVSGLFAPYLEKLREKMGGGDTKWLAAIGGAASLGVFGYLCSNEIRRGTGNMLAALTGAVAMVFLVKCVVPKHPKLTEYALGIAMLFGMACAVIHDVVMM